In the Tamandua tetradactyla isolate mTamTet1 chromosome 8, mTamTet1.pri, whole genome shotgun sequence genome, GCCTGTGATCGTGCTGTGGCAGTAGGACGTCCACTGCACTACCCTGTCCTAGTTACCAAATCCCGTGTGGGCTATGGAGCTTTGGCACTGGCACTAAAAGCTGTGGCTATTGTTGTGCCTTTCCCTCTGCTGGTGGCACGATTTAGGCACTTCCGAGCCAAGACTATAGGTCATGTTTACTGTGCACACATGGCAGTGGTAGAGCTGGTGGTGGGTGACACACAGACCAACAACTTGTATGGGCTGGTGCTGTCACTGGCTGTGTCAGGTGTGGATATTCTGGGCATTACTGGCTCCTACGGGCTCATCACTCATGCTGTGCTGCAGCTGCCTACCTGGGAAGCCCGTGCCAAAGCCTTCGGTACATGCAGTTCCCATATCTGTGTCATTTTGGCCTTCTATGTACCTGGTCTCTTCTCCTACCTCACACACCGCTTTGGTCATCACACTGTCCCAAAGGATGTGCACATCATTCTCTCCAACATCTACTTGCTGCTGCCACCTGCCCTCAACCCCCTCATCTACGGGGCCCGCACCAAGCAGATTAGGGATCGACTCCTAGAAACTTTCAAATTCAAAAAACACCAGTTCTGATGGACAGTGAAAACAATGGAGCCTGTGGGTGGAGATGGAAGAACACTCTGAGAAGAGTCTGAGGTCTGGGGATGTAAATTGTCATTTTTGTTCCACTGTCTGCATGTAACTATGATAAtcactcaacagatatttgcagTGAAGCCCCTACTATGTATGCCACTGGCATCCGTAGACCTTGGCTTAGCCATGCATACTCCTTCAAGAAGGAGGGAGGCATTACCAAgcgggagaaaaaaaaagaaaggagatcaGGTAACAAGAGTAGAATCAGTACCTAAGgtttaatttaaagaatattttcaagtttctacCTAAGTCTGCTCATGTTCCCATACAAATATTCTTCTACATATTCCAAACTTGGGGATCTGGGAAGAGTAGCACTGCCTCTGGAGGCAGATACTTGGGTACTTGTCTAGGATCACAGCTTTCTATTCCTGGAATCATATCCTTTCACCCTGTCCCCAGGTAAGGAGCTGTAGAGGCTTATTCCCCACCTTCTGAGAATCTGGATAATGTGGCCTGGTCCCAACATAGTAAGGACACTGGATGTTAAGACATTCTGAGTTCAGAGAATTTTCTTGGTCTCAAGTATAACCCCTATTCTTCCCAACCCTCATGCCTCTGTCAAAGCCCCAAGAACAACAGCTAGAATTTCTCCCTGCGCCTACAGCTCTAGGAGCCAGAGGTTCAAGTGAAGAAAACTTTGATTTCCCAAGAAAATTCTGTGATCATGTTACCTTCTTGGTCCACAGCCACTGTGGTCTATtgccattctgccattttctgcACCATCACCCTGGCCAAAATGCCTAGAAGAGCACAGTGTTTGGTGCAAGATTATGACATGGGGATATTTCACACTGCTACAGCTGCCAGAGAATATTCAGAGATATTAAATAGGAAGTATCATGGTACTGCCCAACAGAGGATTCATTTTCAGCTAAGACTCTAGACTCGAAGGGGCTTTGCACAACAGAAGAACTTTCATACCAGCAAGGAGTTCAGAATGAGTAAATATCAGTCAAAGGCAGGAAGTCACTGTTATGAGGTCAGAGAAAGCTACAGGCTGCACAAGCAGAACCAAGCTCTCTGGGAGAACTATCATAACCACGGGCATTGGAGTTAGCTATGGAAACATAAAACGCCAGGAGCAACCCAGGCCTCTCAGCACAGATAGCTGGATGGAGCACTGTGGATACCACACAGAAGAGGAAGCTCAGATCTGAAAAAGCAGGTGAAGTATCTACAGGGTCACAAGGGTCCTCACCAGTTCCTCGTTAGCAAGTGAAAAAACAGCCCAGAAGCTCCGAGTGATTTTCAGAGGTGTCATCACACTGAAGCCAAGTGGATGAAGAGTAaatctacatatttttttcaacCTGAGTATGGGCTCAGTTATTCTCTCCAGACTAATCATTTTCATGAAGTTCTGAATTAAAAAGCCTGACAGCGATATGTTTGTGGATAATGGCAACAAAATTCTCACCTTAAGTTGTGTTATGAGTCTTAAAGATGAGCACATTCTTCTCCTAAGTGATTACTCTTTAATGAATGCAActtgagaaaacagaaatgtgAACAAAGATGTATGTAATAAGATGTTTATTGTATtataaagtaatatatttttaaagaaatgtgtcAACCCTATATCACTCATACACCACTTTTTGCCTTTCCCCTCTGGTATACATCAACAGGGAAATTAAGTGCAATCAGTATTCATAAACAATAAATTCTGGTACCCTCCCACCACAGGAAGCTTCTCTTCTAAAGCATTTTCAGCCTGTAGTTGTACAAACCTCCTAAGGCAGCTGATTTCAAAGCTGCGCAATCGTCCATTGTTAAGAACTTTCTTCTTTCAAGCCAGAAATCCTAGAACTTTGTACCTTGTTCTGGATTCAGACTGCATACATACCTACCATGTGATGTGTTGAGAAGGCTTTACCAGCCCTCTCTCATTCCTCACAACAACCTGAGAAGAATTATAAGGCCACAATCCCTTATCtacaacagcaaaataaaaaatctctAAAGAAACAGTTTTTCCATAAGTTTGGCCCAAAACCCGATATGAACCaacatgattctatttatagtCTTTATTTATCTCACTTAGtatgaatattcatatatttagttgCAGAAACATTGATGTATCTGATTATAGGGCACGGCCCTGAATCCCACTGAGGTATTTCTTAATATGGGCTTTATTAAGGTACACtatatttctttccttaaatctgAAAAATTCTTAATTCCAAAACACATCCATCCCCAAAGGGTTCAAATGAGGGATTAGGATACATGTGTAATCCCTGTAGCCTGAGAGAAGTGAAGAGACTCATTAGTGCTCTTGATCACTCTAAATCTTTGCTTTCAGTACTATTCTATACTCTGCCCTAGGGGTTCTTGCAGGAGAAATAGCCTTCATCTGTTTGTTCCTCTCATGTTTCCCAGTACTGCAGATGATATGTGCCGCTTTCCTGGGGAGATCAAAGACAAAGACATGCCACATAGGAGGCAAGCTCCATGAACAGGATATGGCTCAGGCAGTTCAGTCTTTTGGTTTACCAATTCCAACCAGGAATTTCATCTTCAGCTCACCATCCCTGCACCCACCTCATTTACCCCCTTCTCATTCTAGGACCCCCTCAGGATCTAAATGTGCATATCCTCTGCCTGTTTAGCAGTAACTCTCATTGTCTCTGTACCTCTGCATCTCTGACTTTACATGGTCAGTTTTGCTCTATGTCTGTCTCTTGTTCTTGTGCATGTGcgtctttttctcctttcctccctccctctgtctacctCACTCAGAATTCCTTACTATACCTGGGGCCTctcaaccataaaaaaaaaatgtgctaaagGGGCAATAGGAAGAGACTTGGTCCTGCTTATCTTAAGGAACTCAGGGTTTCTACACCTGATTTGGTTCATTATGGCTCTTCTCTTCTCATCCTGCCCATTTCCATTTCACTACACCCCCTTGCACTTGCCCTCTAGCATGCATCCATCCCACCACACACTAAGGCAAGCACATGGAATATGCTGGTTTCTGCCTTAACCAAAAGAACTACTGTTTAATGGCTGAAGCTGGAATCTGGTAGACTTGGATTTGAATCTCCTATCCTCCATTAACTCACCAAATGGCCATCGGCTacttatttaatctctctgatttcaatttcttcacttgtaaaatggggTAAAACTAGTACCCACTAGAAGAGGTTACCATAAGGATTAACTAAGTTAATGCACTCAAAATGTTTTGGCACATTCCCTTGCACACATGAGCTTAGTAAATATTTGGTACTATTAATTCCTCTCCTGGTGCATAGGCCCATACTCACTGACACCCATACCCTTGATTCTGTCTAGGGAGACCTGCCCTACCCCAAGGCCATTTGGTCACGTCTCCTTTAGGAAACTCTCCTTGACAACTTTCCCATCACTGTACAACCCTTCCATGTGCTCCCACACTCAAACCACCTAACCCAGCTCAAATAATAGACAACTTTGTGGGATAGCTCTATATCGTGGGCTAGGGAAGGATGCTTCCAAAACACAAGTTCTCCTTGGGCTCACAGGAGATTCTCTAGAAGGACTCAGAGAGACGAGCACTTCTAGGACAGATAAGGGGCAGAGTAAAAAAGGAGATATGGAAAAGCTCTCTCGAGTGTTTCTTCCCTGAAGAATTACTCTTCTCCTCCTGCAAAGCATTAGGTTGAGATTCTGGAAAGAAACCCAAGGAGAGACCAGAGATAGATAAGGACAGAAGTGGGAGAGCAACTACCTGACACAATCAGTCTAGGACAGGAAACAGAACATGGAGGAAATTCTCCGCATATTTACCTGGATCACTTTGAATTCCCCAAAATTCTCTTCAATTTGAAGACAACATTATATCAGATTCTTATTCATCACATTGTCATCACTCAGCAAAGCATCCGACCCtaccccacccacacacacacacacctggttTTCATGCCATTATAACTCAACCATTAGGAGTGGGTTTCAACCTAGGCTGCATATTGAAATTGTCTGGGAAGCTTTTAGAAATCCTGATTAAATAAGgatctctgggggtggggcccagttaATAGTAATTTTGAAAGCTCCCAGCTAATTACAATATGAAGCCAAGATTGTGAACCATTGCTTAGTTTTCAGGATAGGTCCTGACCTCTCTTTCTCACATGGTCCTTCAAAACTCTGATCAAACCTCATGAAGAAGTCACCTGCAGCTGAAAAGGTAGCAAATTTCTTTAAGGTATCTGCTGAAGGGAGAAGACGTCTGATCCTGTTTCCTCAAAGAACTCAGACCaaaaactacacacacacacacacacacacacacacacgagcatAAACATGCACCCTAATAGATACCTGCATTTTCCTCCCCTAAAGGAGGATGGATTCAGTGTATGGGCTCAGACTGTGAGGACAGTCAAGCTAGGTAACTGATTGTCCTCTCCCCATCCAGTGCCCCATCACCCAGCAGGACCTCTATGACCTCATACTGTAGTAGGTCAGAGCTCAAGGCCTGGAGCCTCACCTACCTAGGCAACTTGGGGTTCCTGCAGCAGCCATTGCCCTGCCCAACCCTTCCCATATCCCCACACCCCATCATGTTGGCTGGTACCCCTCACCTGCTGACAGTGGATGAAGCTGATGCCACCTGGACCCTCATTAAGGATAAGGTACGTAAAGTAAATGGGCTAAAAAGGAGGGAATAAAGTATGACTAGGATGATTCTCAGCAACTTGTGAGTAGGAAGGGGTAGGAAGTTTGAAGATAATAACTTTTACTCAGTGTTTGCTTATGTATCAGGCACTGCACTAAGTGCTTTACACAAACTGTCCCATTTAATCTAAATCACAAAACTAAGTAAGAAAGGTTCCCTGAAAGGGAATGTACAGGAAGCTATGTCAAGTCCAGAGTAGGGCTTAAGAGATCAGGCAGGCTTTCTAAAGAAAGTAGGAgttattcacaaaaaaaagttgCTTAATACATACTTGAGTTAATGAGCAGATGATTGGGTGGGTGAGTGAAGTGTAGTAATCAAACGAAGAGCATGCTTACATAAGGGAGAACGAGtacaaggtattgaaaatgggatggtatatggaaaaaatataatcaatgcaaactagggtctatagttatcAGTAACATTgttaatatgcttccattaaatgtaacaaaggcaatataccgaagctaaatgttaataaaagggggatataaggaaggggtatgggattcttggtggttgtgtttctcctttttatatattttttaacttttctttttttttcctatttctttctttgaggaagaaatggaaatgtcctcatatagattgtggtggtgaatgcataaccatGTGATTACACCTGAATTATTGTTTATTCAGAATGGattctatggtgtgtgaataaaactgtttaaaattaaacagaaagtgctgaggaaaatgtggagaaagagatgtacctatatactgttggtagggaagtagaatagtACAgaccctctggaaggcagtgtgttggttccacaggaggctcaatatagggttgccatatgattctgcaatcccgttattagatatatacttggaagaactgaaagcagggacacaaatggacatttgcacactacgCTTATTGTGGCGGTATTCATGacttgcaatggatggaagtggtcTACAGGTACAGCAACTGAATAGAAGAGCAAACCATGCGTATACTGAGTGGGTACAAGGAGGAATGAGGtgttgaggcatgcaactagatgaatgaacctgaagaacagtatgttgagtgaaataagccagaaacaaaacgatAGATATTATAATGCCCCACTGATATTAACTATCATGTGCAAACTCTGATAATTAAAttcaagaacacaggttatcaggggaaggcttaatgtaaaggttcctagattgtaagctcttacagcagacacatatATTCCtggttgtaactgctatttctaaattctgagttgctgagctttgtatataacctggtcatttcctggaacttcgcatatttgtgtgacacctgagactcaaagctagagttctgtagctatgaaagctAGCAacatcccatacagcaactgtttaaaaagctgaaaaggagatcagactccaattagagatatgaatgaagctgatctggttaggactaaggtaaatcaaggtaaaggaagatattgactgcattttaaaaccaAGGAGATGTTtgtctggtgcaaaatttattggctgtagcacactacctaatttaacatgtatggtcagtttatttgaacaccataattacatggaaccatgaatagggagtgagatcaatatcttggtttgtacaggttagtgtgatgccctgatacattccagagtaatctgggtaggagataaaaaaaaaaagtatttgcaaagtccccttgagggactgggggaaaatgtggaaatactaaacttcctaACTTGGGGAAGAATCTGGTATTCTCGCAAGCTTTGGGGACTACCAATAAAATAGGCCAAGCTCCTGATCTTGGGGCttatccttatgaaacttattcctgcaaaagagaagctaagcctacttataattatgcctcagagtcactcccagagaacctctttggttgttcAGATGTGATCACTGTAAGCCAATtgtgcaggtaaactcactgccttcctccctatgtggaacatgactcttaggggtgtaaatctctctggaaatgtgggacctgattaccagggatgagcctggccaccgtgggactgagaaagacttcttgaccaaaagggggaagagaaatgatacaaaataaagtttcagtggctgagagatttcaaacagagtcgacaggtcattctggaggttgttcttatgcattatataaaaggGATATATActtatcccttttcagtttttggtatattggtttagctagaggaaaatacctgaaactgctcaactgtaatccagtagccatgattcttgcaGATGaatgtataaccatatagcttctACAGTATGAAaatgtgattgtcaaaaccttgtgactgacactccctttaatcaatgtatggacagatgagtaagaaaataaagacaaaaatcaaataaataaaagggtggGGGAATAGAGCATATGGAATGtcttgggtattcttttttactttagtttttatttttattcttttttttggggagtaatgaaaaggttcaaaaatcaattgtgatgatgactgcacaactatatgatgaaattgtgaactattgactgtatactttagatgattatatggaatgtgaatatatctaaatgaaattgcattaaaagaaatgTAGAGCAtgggcagaagccaggagagcaaaAAGAAAATCTGTATTTATGAACTGCAAGTAGTCTGCTAGGAGCAGAGCGTAAATGGGGTAGTGGTGAAAAtgatgctgaagaaatacaggAGGGCTGATCGTAAAAGGCCCCTCAAGCTTCTTATAAAAAGCCTAGACTTTACCTTCATCCTCTTCACAGATATTCCCCCCACTTCAAATCCAAAGAATGATAAATTTGGATTTTCAAGCCAAATAtgtagatttcaagaagcagggAAATCTCAGCTGTACCTGGGTTGCAGGAGTCCAACAAATCCCATGAACTAACTTTTCAGTTGcagatgaaatggtcaaatttCTCAGACTGGAGAATTTAGGGACCAAGTTCTGGTGACACAATTTGAAGGAGAGCAACTTTAAAACATTCATACAAGAGAGCCCACAGCCATCTTAAAGTAGGGCCTACCAGACTCAAAGCAGCTTTACTGGCATGTAGCTCCGCTGTGTGCTGCTCACTACAAAGGCTAGCTTCCCAGGAAATCAAAAATAGGAAAGTCAAGGTCCTTCCAAGTATTAGAGTAAATAATTTCAGCAGTGTAGAAGATATGTCCTGACTAGATCAATCAGAATTAGGATGAAAGTAAATGAGTCTTCAGCTAACTATTAGAAAGCTACACCACCTCTGTTTCATCCTATTTAAATGGAAAGTGTCAGGAAAGTCAGGGTATAGTAGTACAGGATAATCACTGATGGCATATGGCAAATTCAAGGAATAGGACCTGTTTGAGTTACCTTGTTTCCTCTCTCCAGAGCTGCTGACAGTTAGGCACTTCGTAGAACATTTGCCTAAACAGGACCCAAGGTCTCCCCCTTCAGAATTCAAACCACAAACAGTACATTAAAGAAGACAACCCTTTACCACCACCTTACTGGGTTGCCCTTGTGATTTGACCTAAATTTGCAAGACCTCTAAATTCCACAGAACTGAGTTGAGAGAGAAAATTTCAGTGGGAGCAGGTAGTGTTCTCAAACAGTGACTCTAAAAAGAACAATCACCCCAGTAAAGAACTAaacttattttccttattttaggaCAACCACTGGTAAGAAAGAGGCCCTCataaatctccatggaaaatatGTGCTGGGAAAGAGCCTGCAGCTAAGGCAGAGACTCACCCTTTTAGCCGAAATTTGGACTATAAGcaaccaaatattttaaatgccataTTCTTCATTACAGGGGACTTCTACTGGAGACATTCCCATTTATCTCATTTGTGCAGGATCCTAGGCAAAAAAGTCACAGCTAGGAGTGGATTTTGCAGTTATGCTTTCATTGTCATGGGGCAGAGCATTTTATCCAAAAATGCCCTACCTTCTTGTGTTCTGCTCTCACCCCTGAAAACAACTGGTCCTTCTCAGAGCTCTGTTCTGCAGCCTGCCACATCCATCCAAAAGTGTTCCATGTCTCAGTGATGCAAAGGAgggggaatgggggggggggggggaattccTCCATGCAGATTCAGAAAGAACATCAGTGATTTCCTTGGCCAGGCGACAAGACTGTAGTCTTCAATGTAGTACAGCTTGTCTGCAGAGCAGATGCAATTCCAGTTATCTAACCTTCCTCTTCAGCTAGAGAGTAGCACTTCCAAATTAGCTTTAGGTAGCAGGAAACAGAGCAGGCTTGAGGAAACACTGATGAACTCTATCAGCCTAGCAAAGTGGGCAATATCAGATGGACAAGTGGGATTTAGGGACTGGGGATAGGGAGTAGAATACTGCACTTTAAACAGAGAGCTCAAATATGAAATGGGTAAAGAGGGAATTTTGTGTGCCCATGCTCCCTAGCAGAACAGAGCACCAGAAGCCTTAGACCACAATATCCTGTACAGGTCAAAACCATGAAACCTAAGTACAATTAGTAAAAAGGATCCTATAGGGTTTCCCAATTGGCCACAAAAAAAACCTGTCCAGAGCTGAGTAACCAAATCCAAAAAGGTCAAGACAAGGGCAAAACCAAGGGGAAATGGAATCCCTAAAAGCATATTGGAGCATGCGTTAAAGATAAGGCctcaaattccttgaaagaacTTTCTGTATAACCCATGCTACCAGGTAAAATGTGTGTACTAAGGGGCTATTGACACTGTAAGAATGGATATCCAAAACCTGTTTCTGTGTACCTATTCTTGGTTAATGTCATCACTTATCTAACCAGTCACACAGAAAAGATCATTGAAGATCCCTTTTCCCACACTCCTTCAGTGTCCAAGTTCTATTGATTCTATAACCTAAATATCTCTAGTTTTGGGCCTTATCACCTTTAATTAAGAGGACTATAATACTCTGACCTCTACCTCTCCTTAATTCATGACTTCCTATTCAAAATTAGCTTTCTAAAACACCTATCTGATCCTGCCCCTTCTATCCAGTACCCTTCAAGTGGTTTCTTATTGCCAGATAAAATTCCAGTCACTTCACATACATATAAGGCCTTCCATCATCCAGTTCctgtctttttctccttcttcataCCACCCTATATTTCAGTAATATTGAAATTATGTGTTCCTGAAGTGCTTTTCTTGGTTTGTAGATTCAAGTTTTACTAGTTGCTTCCTCTGCCTGAAGTGACCATTCTCTCACCTAGCTAATTCCTCCAAAGCTCAAGTATTACCACTTAGAAAACTTTTTTCATCCCCTTTTCTATCAAAGACAAAGGCTGTTAATCACTTTTTCTGACATCTTCACAACTTGATATTATTTTACTTAGCTAACTGCTCTTTACATTTCTGTGTATCCCCCACTAGACTGAGCTATATAGGACAATGACAAAGTCTCATTCTTTTATGTATTCCTTGTGTCTAGAAGAACCAGGCATAGTAAACATTCAATGTTTTGCTGCAGGAGAACTGGGAGATAAGTAGAAGTATGATAGTCTGTGCACAAATGTGGTGAAGTAATTGAACTGTGAACACGGGGAAGGTCATTCTAGAGTAGGCTACCAGTTAAATTCTAGCCCCACTCAGTCCCTGACCTATAAACTGGCCATCTGCAGGTCATCGAGGAGCGATTTGGATCCAGTGTAGTGGCAGTACCCTTCTTGTCGGATGCAGCCTGCTATGATCTACTGGGTGTGCTAGTGAAACAGTCCCGCCCAGCCCATACCCGCCTGGTTTTACCAGGTCGCCAGGGCCGGCGGGCACTACAACCAGTGGGGCCACTGCCAAGTCTTCTGGAACAAGCAGGATCTGATGATGCCTTTGCCCACTGCACTCGGGAATACTCACCAAATGGCCGAGCAGAGATATCCTATGAAGAGATGCGACTGTTGGATGGGCAACCCTGCCGGATTCGATTGCATTTGGGAGGACTGCGCAAGAAGGTGGCCTTCCTATTGCTGCCACCAGGGCAGGTGAGCCTACAGCAGACTCTTCCCTGGCTCCGAAGTACCCACAGCATCTATATCATCTACCAGGTCTTCTCTTGCTCCTGGCTGCAGCTGGGGCTATTACCTACAGCCTGTGAACCCCAGCTTCTTCGGTTGCAACGTTCACTACCCGTTGCCTTCTCCTGCCTCAAGTTTTCACTGCAGCCCAAGGGTGTGCTGGGACCACAGAAGCCCCTGACCAAAGACCCACTGCCCCATGGGGCCAACTGGGTTAGACCCAACCTCAGCATCATGCCAACTCTGGCCCCCACATCTGCCCTTGCCAACACCCCTGAAGCTGCTGACGTGTCCCCACCTGTCCCAGCCCCACCTACACCACCTCCCCAGGAAGGGCCAGAAGGCAGACCCACCAGATTCTCCTACAAGGGCCGAAACCCCTTCCGGAGGGGACCCCAAGTACTGTCAGGTACTGCTGAGGGAAATGGAGATGAGAGGGATGGAATAAAGTAGAGGAGGGAGAGGGCAGAGAGAGGATAGCCCAGGAAAGTGTGGAAAGTACACATGCCTGTGTTCTGGACCCTGGTGAGAGGAATGGAGTGAGGGAGCCAGGGGAGGGTAAGATGGAATCATGGTCCTGATGAGAGGGTGGGGACAGCACAGAGGACCAGAGGGAGGGACTAGGGAGAAGAAAGACCAGGGCATGAGTCAAGCTGTGACAATATCCCCAATCCTGGCAGAGAACTGGCTCTTCAGCCCCCGCAACCCCCCACCAGGAGCCCAGGGTGGGGGCCCCGGGGACCCCGACCGGCACTCCATGTCCCTGCCCCTGCTGCAGGGTCTGTCCTCGGAATTCGACAGCGACGACTGAGGCTGTGGCAAGAGATGCAGGGGGGAAGAACCCCCCGAAGTGGCATAGGGATACTGGTCCCCAATAAACATCAGCTGCTGCTCCCCAAACCATCCTGGGCCCATGCTACTTCTTCCTTCTGGAGTGCAGAGAAGGGGGAGAGtctcttgtttttttcccctagaCTTCATGTCCCCTCACCCTCTAAAGGTTGGCATTTAGGGCAGAAGGAAAACCTTGAAATCCTGGAGTCAAAATCCTTACCAGAGAGAAAATACCCCTGACCACTCCCATTTCACACCCTTTTTGGGCCCCAGCCCCACAGAAAAGGGTGGGAAAGAAGAGTGAGCATAGATAGAGATTTCCCTTTTATACATATTGCAACAAGTTCTCCATAAAACATTcatctgaaataaattaaaaagtcttCTTGTCACTGCCTCCAAACATAAAAAGGAGCCTGTGCCCTGGCTCCAGCCAGGCCACTTGTGGCCCTGATTGTCCATGGAAAAGAGTTAAGGATTGAGGGGCCCAGAGCCTGAGACAGGACTGGTCCCCTCTTCTGAAGTATCCAACAAGAAAGGCGAGGTTACAGCATGGGCCTGGGAGATAGCAGCCAACTCCTTGAGAAACTCAGGAAAAATGACTGCACAGTAGACAGCATTCTTGACTCGCAGAGCCTCACCCTGGCGCTCAGGGGCCCCGCTCCGGGGGGTTAGTACTGGAGTTGAAGCCCCAGGGGAGCCCCCACCTAGGCCAAGTCCTGCTCCATCTCGCCCAGGCTGAAGGACCAACTGTGCCGCCTGGCGGGCCCTGGTTGGACTGTGTGCATGCCGCAGGAGCAACTCCCCCAAGGATGGCCTCCGGCTCTTCACTGGGAATAAACAGGGATATCATGGAGGTGCTGGGGTCAGGGAACCTCCTTTGGTCTGGGAGAGGAGATTCCCCTACCCCCTAGGTTCATGGACTTTTCTACTagagttctgatgcatgcaaaaaGGATATAAGAACCTCAAACAGGATGACCGAGAACTGGAGGGGGAAGGGTTTTTTCTCACTTTCACACCAAAATGCTGCCTGCCCAGCCTTCTTTCTTTTATCCAGACTCCCCACTTCATCCTCAGTCTTCTCAATCAGTCAACACTTTAGCC is a window encoding:
- the OR52W1 gene encoding olfactory receptor 52W1; amino-acid sequence: MGEAPELNSTFWHPTFFLLTGIPGLGGAQAWLTLVFGPMYLLALLGNGALLAVVKIDTMLHQPMFLLLATLAATDLGLATSIAPGLLAVLLLGPRPVTYTTCLVQMFFVHALTAMESGVLLAMACDRAVAVGRPLHYPVLVTKSRVGYGALALALKAVAIVVPFPLLVARFRHFRAKTIGHVYCAHMAVVELVVGDTQTNNLYGLVLSLAVSGVDILGITGSYGLITHAVLQLPTWEARAKAFGTCSSHICVILAFYVPGLFSYLTHRFGHHTVPKDVHIILSNIYLLLPPALNPLIYGARTKQIRDRLLETFKFKKHQF
- the C8H11orf42 gene encoding uncharacterized protein C11orf42 homolog isoform X2 produces the protein MLAGTPHLLTVDEADATWTLIKDKVIEERFGSSVVAVPFLSDAACYDLLGVLVKQSRPAHTRLVLPGRQGRRALQPVGPLPSLLEQAGSDDAFAHCTREYSPNGRAEISYEEMRLLDGQPCRIRLHLGGLRKKVAFLLLPPGQVSLQQTLPWLRSTHSIYIIYQVFSCSWLQLGLLPTACEPQLLRLQRSLPVAFSCLKFSLQPKGVLGPQKPLTKDPLPHGANWVRPNLSIMPTLAPTSALANTPEAADVSPPVPAPPTPPPQEGPEGRPTRFSYKGRNPFRRGPQVLSENWLFSPRNPPPGAQGGGPGDPDRHSMSLPLLQGLSSEFDSDD
- the C8H11orf42 gene encoding uncharacterized protein C11orf42 homolog isoform X1, producing the protein MLAGTPHLLTVDEADATWTLIKDKVIEERFGSSVVAVPFLSDAACYDLLGVLVKQSRPAHTRLVLPGRQGRRALQPVGPLPSLLEQAGSDDAFAHCTREYSPNGRAEISYEEMRLLDGQPCRIRLHLGGLRKKVAFLLLPPGQVSLQQTLPWLRSTHSIYIIYQVFSCSWLQLGLLPTACEPQLLRLQRSLPVAFSCLKFSLQPKGVLGPQKPLTKDPLPHGANWVRPNLSIMPTLAPTSALANTPEAADVSPPVPAPPTPPPQEGPEGRPTRFSYKGRNPFRRGPQVLSGSVLGIRQRRLRLWQEMQGGRTPRSGIGILVPNKHQLLLPKPSWAHATSSFWSAEKGESLLFFSPRLHVPSPSKGWHLGQKENLEILESKSLPERKYP